A stretch of DNA from Papio anubis isolate 15944 chromosome 4, Panubis1.0, whole genome shotgun sequence:
ttccacagtagctgggactacagatgtgcaccaccaggTCCAGCTGATTAATCTTACATGCTGTAAAATTTAATTGttaataaaaaattgtatatttgttttgtttgcgtTAGGTGTcatgcatatgaaaatatatatataaatttatttttttttttttgagatggaattttgctcttgttgcctaggctggagtgcaatggtgcgatcctggctgaccgcaacctctgcctcctgggttcaagcaattctcctgtctcagcctcccaagtagctgggattacaatcatgtgccaccatgccagctaattttgtaattttggtagagacggggtttctccatgttggtcaggctggtttcgaactcccgacctcaggtgatctgcccacctcagactcccaaagtgcttggattacaggcgtgagccaccgcacccagccaggaatagagtctcgctctgttgcccaggctggagtgcagtggccggatctcggctcactgcaagttccgcctcccgggtttacgccattctcctgcctcagcctcccgagtagctgggactacaggcgcccgccacctcgtccggctagttttttgtattttttagtagagatagggtttcaccgtggtctcgatctcctgacctcatgatcctcccgtctcagcctcccaaagtgctgggattacaggcttgagccaccgtgcccggccaggaatagatttttaaacgatgatttttatttaatgtaatttatttatttatttgagacagagtgtcattctgtctcctaggctggagtgcagtggcccaatcttggctcgttgtaaactctgcctccaaggttcaagcaattctcctgccccaccccggcaagtagctgggattacagggaccgaccaccacacctggctaattttttgtatttttcgtagaaacaaggtttcaccatgttgaccaggctggtctcaaactcctgacctcaggtgatctgcctgcctcggcctcccaaagtgctgggattacaggcatgagccaccatgctgggccactaaatgatgatttttaaagtcAGATAATTATGCCACACcttaatatttaatactttatttctacatatgacattttgatacaggcatgcccCATATCATATGGACTCTGTGTTACATAAACTGTAGCTATATTGAGGACAGTGTCCACTGCTAAAggcaaagttttaaaatgaaaagtccaTCTACCATTAGGTAAGTTCTGTTGCTTTAAGTTAGGAAATTTTTAGATTGCTGGAAGTTGATGCCTGCTTTCcctctcagattttcttttttctttttttctttttgaggcaaggtctcactctgtcccccaggctggagtgcaatgtcaagatcatagctcactgcagcctcagcctcctgggctcaaatgatcttctcacctcagcctcccacgtagctgggaccacaggcatgcgccaccagtcccaaataattttttcgtattttttgtagagatggggtttcgctgtgttgcctgggctggtctcaaattcctgggctcaaacaatcctcccgtcttggcctcccaaagtgctggaattacgggtgtgagccaccacatccagcccagaTTACCTTTTTTAACTTATTGACAGGTAAAGATCTGGTCTGCTGTAATCAAAACATTTTCTGTTGAGAATAAATCTGAGAGGTAGCATCCTGGAAGTAGAACCATCAAACTATAGAGCCATTTTCTTTACAGTCTCAAGGAAAAGAGTGGTTGTATTGATTCATTCTATCCTTTCTCTTGTgtacatgaaagaaaaacaattgacAAAATGCCTACATTTTAATGTGAGATGTCAGACTGCACATACTTTTCACTTTAAGGTAGTCTAAGAATCTATGGGGTTCCCCAGACAGGAGGACATCTCAGATACCAACTGGTGCCCTGATCCTTCACttattaaagcagaaaaaaaaaaaaaagaaaaccctaccACAAGGTTTAATGTATGATACAAGAGCCAAGCTGCTCAGGTTGAAAGAACAGTGGGCCTCATGCTCACTTCGATTCCATGAAGCGACTGAAATGGCTCCGTGAACTTTTGCGGCTCAGCTTGAAACTGCTAATTTGGTCCAATTCTTCTTTTTCCACATAGAAAATTGGTGCCCAGTGAGATAAAGTGACTTATTTCTGTTCACATAGGCCAGAAATAAAtcttaatttccctttttaaaaaaagatagtacTCTCACTGCTATGTCACAcactgttatattttttaaatgtttgcagatGTTAAATCAAAGCATGCACCTTAATGAATCTTTTCATCTCTTGGGAAATAAACCATCACATATTGTGGAAACTCTTCCTTTGAATTTCTAAAAACATGGAACACATACTCATATTGTCTATCCACAAAATGCACCAGGCATTAtgtagacacttttttttttttttttttccagataaggtctcactttgttgcccaggctggagtgcagtggcgtgaacatagctcactgcagccttgaactccctagctcaagtgatctgcctacctcagcctcctgagtagctgggactatcagtgtgctccaccatgtctggctaattattttatttttatttttgtagagacagggactcactatgttgctcaggctcagACACTTTTATGTATGTGATCATTTAACACTTAggaacggccgggcgcggtggctcaagcctgtaatcccagcactttgggaggccgaggcgggtggatcacgaggtcaggagatcgagactatcctggctaacatggtgaaaccccgtctctactaaaaatacaaaaaactagccgggcgtggtggcgggcgcctgtagtctcagctacttgggaggctgaggcgggagaatggcgtgaacccgggaggcggagcttgcagtgagccgagatcacgccactgcactccagcctgggagacacagcgagactccatctcaaaaaaaaaaaaaaaaaaaaaaaaaacacttaggaACAAGAAATCCATCCCATTGTACTGATTGAACATCTGAGATTCAGAAATTATCTGCTGTTTTGGAGGACTACAAGATGAACCAGGCAACCTCTTCAGTTTCTGTTGTCAGGGAAGTTTACTTAGATTTTCTGAAAGAGCAATTGAGCAGTTTTGAGTCATTTGCCTCTTCGAGAGATTGTTCCTATTTCAgaggtcttttgtttttcttttttgtattttgactaGAGTTTGTCTAATCTAAATACATGTTTTCTCACAGAGGGCAGAAATTGCTTCATAAGGAGTCATTTTGTCCTTTCTTCTGATAAacctgccctcccctcctctgcAAGGGTTCACAGTAATGTGCAACGTCCACTCTCCGCGCTAAGTGACAATGACTGTAATTTGAGAGAGCAGTGACCAAACCACTGGCTCCTTCAGAGACTGGTTATTTCAACCATCTGGAGAAAAGTGGAGGCTCCTAATACCGAGTGAGGACCTTAAGTCGTCTAGGGCAAAGACTCATTTGTtcgttcattcattaattcacccATGCACTCGCTGGACAAACTTGCATAGGGTACTACGCCCCAGGGGGATGAGGAAGGATAAACTACGGAGGGGCCCATTCACAACAGCTGCACATCAGGGCAGAACAGAAGTGCGCTAAGAGCACCAGCTCCAGGTCACCCAAGGATGACCAGGAAGGCTCCAGGCAGATCAAGCGTTCAAGCTGGGTTTGGAGGAATATCCTTGATTCTGGAGGTGGAGCTGGGAAGCAGCCATCCCAGACAAGAAAATGGCAGCATAGAAGCTGAAGACACCAGGATGAGGAGTGGGCTAGTCAGAGTCCTTACTCCTGCATCTGCTGGGGGACAGATGGACTCCTACAGAGAGCTGAATGCTGGGCTGAGAAGTTTTAGTCCTTAGGAACTACTGACTGTTGCCAGCAGGAGGTGACAGCTCCTACCCTGGCAGCTGCCCATAGGAAGTGAAGAGCTGGGGAGGAAGATCCTCAAGGCAGTGAGGACAGAATGCAATACCCCTAGGGGAAGGCAGTGAAGGCCAGACCTAGGGCACCGGCGGGGAGAATGGGTGGGACAGGAGAGCCGTGGAAGACAGGATGAAGCCAGAAGGAGAGCCGGAGAAGGACCCGAGGTGGGTGAAGATGGTGGGAGTGTCAAGGGGATtctcacctttttatttttaactttaaaaaaaattttaatagagacaaggtctcgccatcttgcctaggctggtcttgaatttgtgggctaaagtgatcctcctgtctcagtctctcaaagtgctgggattacaggcatgagccaccacgcccgaccgatcctcacattttttttttgatacagagtcttgctctgtcccccaggctggagtgcagtggcatgatcttggttcactgcaacctccgcctcccaggttcaagagattctcctgcctcagcctcccaagtagctgggattacaggtgtgcacccccacacctggctaatttgtgtacttttagtagagacagggtttcaccatgttgaccaggctgatctggaactcctgaccttgagtgatctgcccacctctgcctcccaaaatgctgggattacaggcatgagccaccgtacctgactGATTCTCACATTCTGAAATGACAGTTAAGCCCGGGACTCAAGCAGGGAGAGAAGCCAATGACCTGGTTTTGGTGAGAAGGTTATGCATTTGTTTCTGAACATGTTGACGATGAGACTAAGTCTTATAGTTTCTTGTGCACCTCCCTTGGTGCCTAGAAGAAAGGTTAAAACAGGACAAATTCCAGAAGGACTATCTTGAGAGAGGAGTCACCTGGGCTCAGAAGGCCCAGGGGCCCTTGGGAGCCACATGCAAGGGCAGCAGTGGCTTGCCTCACTTGGTTCTCCcgctctttcttctttcccttgtAAAAGTAACTGAAGCTTAAAGGTGAAAATGACTTAAATAATAGAAACCATGTTAGCTCTACTCCCCTTCCCCATTAGCCACAAATTGGTGGCGATCACTGTTTTGTGCACCGAGCCTGGGTCTCACGCTTGCAAGTCCTTGAGCTCATCTGGAGTCAGCTTCATCAGTTTGTCCACACAGAGCAGGATGAGGGTGAGGAACCAGAGGCTCCAGCCAACAGCCGCCGCGATCCAGCCGTACTCGTCCACTCCTGCGCGGCAGCACCGGGCTGCTTGTGGGCAGAAGTCCACGTCTGGTGGGGAAGGGAGAGTAAGGACGACGGCATGCACCACCAGTCCCACCCAGGCTTCTCTACCATTAATATTAACAGAACAATCACAGTGCGGTAGCTGACACTGATGTGGGTCTACTACATGCCATGCACTGTGATGTGTGCTTTTACACATTAGCTTATGCCTTCCTCACAAAGTGACAGGTgcaatttttattcccattttacatgaagaaactgaggctgtaacttgcccaaggtcacaagatGGAAGAAGGAGAACTCAAACCAAGTCTGCAGGACTCTGAAGCCGTACTCTTAACCTCTATGTATTATTCCCTAAtacccttcctttttttttctttttgagacagagtctcactctgtcgcccaggctggagtgcagtggcatgatctcggctcactgcaacctccaccttctgggttcaagcaattctcctgcctcagcctcccaagtagctgggattacaggtgtgtgccaccacatctggctaatgttttgtgtttttagtagagaaggggtttcgccctgttggccaggctggtct
This window harbors:
- the TMEM213 gene encoding transmembrane protein 213; translated protein: MQSLPTATRATLILGLAFASLHSACSAEASSSNSSTLTAHHPDPGTLELCLNVDFCPQAARCCRAGVDEYGWIAAAVGWSLWFLTLILLCVDKLMKLTPDELKDLQA